A region of Buchnera aphidicola (Nurudea yanoniella) DNA encodes the following proteins:
- a CDS encoding YchE family NAAT transporter, with the protein MNIPVFDLSVYISFFFSLFALVNPIGMIPIFTSITNTQSIKERNQTNFIANLSVIFILFFSLLFGNIILDLFNISLNSFRIAGGILIISIAFSMVNGKLIENIKHSKNKKLKNNFAQNVAVVPLAMPLIAGPGAISATIIWSTHYSSWINILGCTITIVLFSFLCWCLFKIAPVIVKFIGENGINIMTRIMGLLLMAIGVEFIIVALRSIFIN; encoded by the coding sequence ATGAATATTCCTGTTTTTGATTTATCTGTATACATAAGCTTTTTTTTTAGTTTGTTTGCTTTAGTTAATCCGATCGGAATGATTCCTATTTTTACTAGTATTACTAATACTCAATCTATAAAAGAAAGAAATCAAACAAATTTTATTGCAAATTTATCTGTAATTTTTATTTTGTTTTTTTCGTTACTTTTTGGTAATATTATTTTAGATTTATTTAACATTTCTTTAAATTCTTTTCGCATTGCTGGAGGAATATTGATTATTTCTATTGCATTTTCTATGGTTAATGGAAAATTAATAGAAAATATAAAACATAGTAAAAATAAAAAATTAAAGAACAATTTTGCTCAAAACGTTGCAGTTGTTCCATTAGCTATGCCTTTAATAGCCGGGCCAGGAGCTATTAGTGCTACTATAATTTGGAGCACACATTATTCAAGTTGGATTAATATTTTAGGATGTACTATTACAATAGTTCTTTTTTCGTTCCTATGCTGGTGTTTATTTAAAATTGCTCCTGTAATTGTAAAGTTCATAGGAGAAAATGGTATTAATATAATGACTAGAATTATGGGTTTACTTTTGATGGCTATAGGTGTTGAATTTATTATTGTAGCTTTAAGATCTATTTTTATTAACTAA
- a CDS encoding exoribonuclease II: MFHNHPLLSKLKTKLRSQIPRIEGVVKSTNKGFGFLEVDSHTSYFIPPKNMKKVMHGDRIIAQIKTENFRDIVYPEKLIEPFLSTFVGQIQKFKENIYIKPNFPFFKEPIFCIVSSSFPNNTQNGDWATAVLIQHKLKGDNRFLAKLVNFIIEQDNPLVPWIVTLSRHKLELSEPQYSSHDIIFNDSYKRVDLTHLNFITIDHCSTKDIDDALFIEKKSSGTFSLIVAISDPTAYITLGSSLDTSALKRGFTNYLPGFNVPMLPRILSEDKCSLKKNVRRPAIACQISFDCNGEILHEHTNFFLTWIISKSQLSYDSVSDWLEKKGTWFPESDLISNQLYLLHEFCSLRIQWRKKNALLFKARPEYIFKLSENFKILDIYIEPRRIAHKIVEEAMIAANMCAAKLLSDKLGFGIYNIHSGFELTNAKNAITFLKKYGISLTVNDIQTLEGFRRLRNILNDFSNDYLDSRIQKFLSFAEISNIPGPHLALSFPVYATWTSPIRKYSDMINHRLLKVIITGKGTLISPTHEVLNIINDRRRRIRTAERDITNWLYISFFKNIDYQGKIFNAKIIDIFRSGMKTKLLENGANVFIPSSFLHSIKHEVVCDKEKGIVYIMGKKHYTISNIIKIILIDVKIETKSIIGKPI, encoded by the coding sequence ATGTTTCATAATCATCCGTTGCTTTCGAAACTAAAAACAAAATTACGTTCTCAAATACCACGTATTGAAGGAGTGGTAAAAAGTACAAATAAAGGATTTGGATTTTTGGAAGTAGATTCACATACTAGTTATTTTATACCACCAAAAAATATGAAAAAGGTAATGCATGGAGATCGCATTATAGCACAAATAAAAACTGAAAATTTTCGAGATATTGTATATCCAGAAAAATTAATAGAACCATTTTTATCTACATTCGTAGGACAAATACAGAAGTTTAAAGAAAACATTTATATAAAACCAAATTTTCCATTTTTTAAAGAACCAATTTTTTGTATAGTTTCTAGTTCATTTCCTAATAATACTCAAAATGGAGATTGGGCAACAGCTGTTTTAATTCAACATAAATTGAAAGGCGATAATAGGTTTTTAGCTAAATTGGTAAACTTTATTATTGAACAAGATAATCCATTAGTACCTTGGATAGTAACTTTATCACGTCATAAATTAGAACTATCCGAACCTCAATATAGTAGTCATGATATTATTTTCAATGACAGTTATAAAAGAGTAGATTTAACTCATTTGAATTTTATTACTATTGATCATTGTTCTACAAAGGATATCGATGATGCTTTATTTATAGAAAAGAAATCTTCAGGCACATTTAGCTTAATTGTTGCTATTTCAGATCCTACTGCATATATTACTTTAGGAAGCTCATTAGATACTAGTGCATTAAAAAGAGGATTTACAAATTATTTGCCTGGTTTTAATGTTCCTATGTTACCTAGAATTTTATCAGAAGATAAATGTTCATTAAAAAAAAATGTACGTCGTCCTGCTATTGCTTGTCAAATTTCTTTTGATTGCAATGGAGAAATACTGCACGAACATACTAATTTCTTTTTGACTTGGATTATTTCTAAATCTCAATTATCGTATGATTCTGTATCAGATTGGTTAGAAAAAAAAGGAACATGGTTTCCAGAATCTGATTTGATTTCTAATCAACTGTATTTATTACATGAATTTTGTAGTTTACGAATTCAATGGAGAAAAAAAAATGCTTTATTATTTAAAGCACGTCCAGAATATATTTTTAAATTATCAGAAAATTTTAAAATATTAGATATATATATTGAACCTAGAAGAATAGCTCATAAAATTGTTGAAGAAGCTATGATTGCAGCTAATATGTGTGCAGCAAAATTATTATCAGATAAGTTAGGATTTGGAATATACAATATACATTCTGGTTTTGAACTTACTAACGCTAAGAATGCTATTACATTTTTAAAAAAATATGGAATTTCATTAACTGTAAATGATATTCAAACTTTAGAAGGTTTTCGAAGACTGAGAAATATATTAAATGATTTTTCAAATGATTATCTTGATAGCCGTATTCAAAAGTTTTTATCTTTCGCAGAAATTAGTAATATACCAGGACCTCATCTTGCTTTAAGTTTTCCCGTTTATGCTACATGGACATCCCCTATTAGAAAGTACAGTGATATGATTAATCATCGACTTTTGAAAGTAATTATTACAGGAAAAGGGACGCTTATTTCCCCTACACATGAAGTTTTGAACATAATAAATGATCGGCGTCGCCGTATAAGGACAGCAGAACGAGATATAACAAATTGGTTATACATTTCTTTTTTTAAAAACATAGATTATCAAGGAAAAATTTTTAATGCTAAAATAATTGATATATTTCGTTCAGGAATGAAAACTAAATTGTTAGAAAATGGAGCAAATGTTTTCATACCATCTTCTTTTTTACATAGTATAAAACATGAAGTAGTATGCGATAAAGAGAAAGGAATTGTGTATATAATGGGGAAAAAACATTATACTATTTCTAATATTATTAAAATTATATTGATAGATGTAAAAATAGAAACAAAAAGTATTATAGGAAAACCTATTTAA
- the pyrF gene encoding orotidine-5'-phosphate decarboxylase encodes MILKFFVKKPNIIIALDFFNKDKALKLIEHLDPKVFSLKIGAIMFTLFGIKFIKELQIKGFKIFLDLKFYDVPNTVFKTIQSIENLGVWMVSLHICGGIQMLKSAQLALKTYRKKKPLLMGVTMLTSLDKNDIQNIGVNISIKNYVLTLSRLAQKCNLDGIICPGNEVLNIKNKLGDTLKILTPGIHLPDNIFFDQKNVITPLISKKYNIDYIVIGRAITSSKYPLIALKKIQIELHSD; translated from the coding sequence ATGATTTTAAAATTTTTTGTTAAAAAACCAAATATAATTATTGCTTTAGATTTTTTTAATAAAGATAAAGCTTTAAAATTAATAGAACATCTTGATCCTAAAGTTTTTTCTTTAAAAATAGGAGCAATTATGTTTACTTTGTTTGGAATTAAATTTATAAAAGAACTGCAAATAAAAGGATTTAAAATTTTTTTAGATTTAAAATTTTATGATGTTCCAAATACAGTATTTAAAACTATTCAATCTATAGAAAATTTAGGTGTATGGATGGTAAGTTTACATATTTGTGGTGGAATACAAATGCTTAAATCAGCACAATTAGCATTAAAAACTTATCGCAAAAAAAAGCCTTTATTAATGGGTGTCACAATGCTAACAAGTTTAGATAAAAACGACATTCAAAATATAGGAGTTAATATATCAATAAAAAATTATGTTCTAACATTGTCAAGATTAGCACAAAAATGTAATTTAGACGGAATTATTTGTCCTGGCAATGAAGTATTAAATATTAAAAATAAATTAGGAGATACGTTAAAAATATTAACTCCTGGTATTCATTTACCAGATAACATTTTTTTTGACCAAAAAAATGTAATTACTCCATTAATTTCGAAAAAGTACAATATTGACTATATAGTTATAGGAAGAGCTATTACATCTTCTAAATATCCCTTAATTGCACTTAAAAAAATTCAAATTGAACTACATTCTGACTAA
- the yciA gene encoding acyl-CoA thioester hydrolase YciA, producing MNRFRTVPKGKIVLRTLAMPANTNAHGDIFGGWIMSQMDIGGAILAKEIARGRVVTVSVNGMTFLKSVSVGDVVSCYARCIKIGNSSITIKIEVWIKKVASEPLGLCYCTTEAIFVYVAVDKLGNPRNILPLNIV from the coding sequence ATGAATCGGTTCCGTACTGTACCTAAAGGAAAAATAGTTTTACGTACTTTAGCTATGCCAGCTAATACGAATGCGCATGGAGATATTTTTGGTGGATGGATTATGTCTCAAATGGATATAGGAGGTGCTATTTTAGCAAAAGAAATAGCAAGAGGTAGAGTAGTAACAGTTAGTGTTAACGGAATGACATTTTTAAAATCAGTTAGTGTAGGAGACGTAGTAAGTTGTTATGCTCGTTGCATTAAAATAGGAAATAGTTCAATAACTATAAAAATTGAAGTATGGATAAAAAAAGTAGCTTCTGAACCTTTAGGATTATGTTATTGTACTACAGAAGCAATTTTTGTTTATGTTGCTGTGGATAAATTAGGAAACCCAAGAAATATATTACCACTAAATATCGTTTAA
- the lipB gene encoding lipoyl(octanoyl) transferase LipB: MTFKVKIRNLGLRDINVVSNYMRNFTITRNKFSTDEVWLVQHYPIFTFGVSEHKYNWIVPQNISIIFSDRGGKTTYHGPGQLIAYFLIDLVRRKLTVKNFILLLQNIILSTLRHFSIYAYILNEFPGIYINNKKICSFGLRIKKGCSLYGIALNIDMDLSPFNYIYPCGNNFKMTQVIDIKPHLNFKIVQLVLIKNIKKYFI; the protein is encoded by the coding sequence ATGACATTTAAAGTAAAAATTCGTAATTTGGGGTTACGTGATATTAATGTTGTATCGAATTATATGCGGAATTTTACTATTACACGAAATAAATTTTCAACAGATGAAGTATGGTTAGTGCAACATTATCCTATTTTTACATTTGGAGTTAGTGAGCACAAATATAATTGGATCGTTCCACAGAATATTTCTATTATATTTAGTGATCGAGGAGGAAAAACAACATATCATGGGCCAGGGCAGTTAATAGCTTATTTTTTAATAGATTTAGTGCGTCGTAAGTTAACTGTTAAAAATTTTATTTTATTATTACAAAATATAATACTATCTACTTTAAGACATTTTTCTATTTATGCTTATATATTAAATGAATTTCCTGGAATATATATAAATAACAAAAAAATATGTTCTTTTGGTTTAAGAATTAAAAAAGGCTGTTCTCTGTATGGAATTGCTTTAAATATTGATATGGATTTATCTCCTTTTAATTATATTTATCCATGTGGAAATAATTTCAAAATGACTCAAGTTATTGATATTAAACCTCATTTAAATTTTAAAATAGTTCAATTAGTTTTAATTAAAAATATAAAAAAATATTTTATATGA
- the cls gene encoding cardiolipin synthase: MVNFYSIVTWLTISGYWLLIACITIRIFSKRRIISSSMAWILIIYILPIFGIVTWFFFEEFNLGKRRFKLANAMWSKKNKWLNNLKSQTCIFENNNSEVATSVFQLCKHRQGISGIKYNKITLLKNTKKIIKTLIKDICLAKKNIEIVFYIWKPGGLADDVAMALIKSARKGIKCRIMLDSAGSLEFFRSKWVTIMRNSGIEIVEALKINIYQLFFRRIDLRQHRKFVLIDNYITYTGSMNLIDPRLFKTSLNIGQWIDLMIRIEGPVATTMGIVYFCDWEIETGKKIFPKQPAYKVVAFPKKNTSAIQIIASGPGFTKNIIHQVLLTSLYSARKKIIITTPYLIPSDDLLYAICTAAQRGVEVNLIIPKSNDSLLVKWASRVFFSELLESGVKIYLFEKGLLHSKSILIDTQLSLVGTVNLDMRSLWLNLEITLLVDDSNFGKDLFLLHNEYISHSKLIDPKLWAIRSYWKRVMEKLFYLLSPLL; this comes from the coding sequence ATGGTTAATTTTTATTCTATAGTAACATGGTTAACTATTTCGGGGTATTGGTTATTAATCGCTTGTATAACAATTCGTATATTTTCTAAACGTCGAATAATATCTTCGTCAATGGCTTGGATATTAATTATTTACATACTTCCTATTTTTGGTATTGTAACTTGGTTTTTTTTTGAAGAGTTTAATTTAGGAAAAAGAAGATTTAAATTAGCTAACGCTATGTGGTCTAAAAAAAACAAATGGTTAAATAATTTAAAATCTCAAACTTGCATTTTTGAAAATAATAATAGCGAAGTAGCCACTTCAGTATTTCAACTATGTAAACATAGACAAGGAATATCAGGGATTAAATATAATAAAATTACATTATTAAAAAATACTAAAAAAATTATTAAGACTTTAATAAAAGATATATGCTTAGCAAAAAAAAATATTGAAATTGTTTTTTATATTTGGAAGCCTGGGGGATTAGCAGATGATGTTGCAATGGCTTTAATAAAATCTGCTAGAAAAGGAATTAAATGTAGAATAATGCTGGATTCTGCTGGAAGTTTAGAGTTTTTTCGCAGTAAATGGGTTACTATTATGCGTAACTCCGGAATAGAAATAGTTGAAGCATTGAAAATAAATATATACCAATTATTTTTTCGAAGAATTGACTTGCGACAACATCGAAAATTTGTTCTTATTGATAATTATATTACATATACTGGTAGCATGAACTTGATAGATCCACGTTTATTTAAAACGTCGCTAAACATTGGCCAATGGATAGATTTGATGATTCGTATAGAAGGACCTGTAGCTACTACTATGGGAATAGTTTATTTTTGTGATTGGGAAATAGAAACAGGAAAAAAAATTTTCCCAAAACAACCTGCGTATAAAGTAGTTGCTTTTCCAAAAAAGAATACATCTGCTATACAAATAATTGCTTCCGGGCCAGGATTTACTAAAAATATAATCCATCAAGTATTGTTAACTTCATTATATTCAGCAAGAAAAAAAATAATAATAACAACCCCATATTTGATACCAAGCGATGATTTGTTATATGCAATATGCACTGCTGCTCAAAGAGGAGTAGAAGTAAATTTGATAATTCCAAAAAGTAATGATTCTTTATTAGTTAAATGGGCTAGTCGTGTTTTTTTTAGTGAACTTTTAGAATCTGGAGTAAAAATTTATCTTTTCGAAAAAGGATTATTGCATAGCAAAAGTATTTTAATAGATACACAACTCAGTTTAGTAGGTACAGTAAATTTAGATATGCGAAGTTTATGGCTAAATCTTGAAATTACATTATTAGTAGATGATAGTAATTTTGGAAAAGATTTGTTTTTATTACATAATGAATATATTTCACATTCTAAACTAATAGATCCAAAATTATGGGCTATCCGATCTTATTGGAAAAGAGTTATGGAAAAATTATTTTATTTACTTAGTCCTCTTTTATAA
- a CDS encoding YciC family protein produces the protein MHITENLLYRDTINFLKIKWLAVFIISLLSSSITIILEHIFLPNANILTLLYESKINQNIPLFEFLKTLTFDQQRKLLFFLIQKLCSSLAGSAFLIGTLTIFIQSISLKKENFFLKLKNVHFFLYVNLFLLMFIITAIVQIGLIFLVIPGIICFIFLSLSPIILIIKNTNIIESIFSSIKIAFNNFKIIFPAVMLWFFSKLIILITFSNLKIIPELILLFLLNTILNLISSILVIYLFRLYMLLSLPQYFK, from the coding sequence ATGCATATCACAGAAAATTTACTATACCGTGATACAATTAATTTTTTAAAGATAAAATGGTTAGCAGTTTTTATTATTTCTTTGCTTTCTTCTAGTATAACTATAATTTTAGAACATATTTTTTTACCAAATGCGAATATTTTAACACTTTTATATGAATCAAAAATAAATCAAAATATTCCATTATTTGAATTTTTAAAAACATTAACTTTTGATCAACAAAGAAAATTATTATTTTTTCTAATACAAAAATTATGTTCATCACTTGCTGGAAGTGCTTTTTTAATCGGAACTTTAACTATTTTTATACAATCAATATCTTTAAAAAAAGAAAATTTTTTTCTGAAATTAAAAAACGTACATTTCTTTTTATATGTAAATTTATTTTTGTTAATGTTTATTATTACAGCAATTGTACAAATAGGACTAATATTTTTAGTAATTCCAGGAATCATATGTTTCATATTTCTTTCTTTATCTCCTATAATATTAATTATAAAAAATACAAATATAATAGAATCAATTTTTTCAAGCATTAAAATTGCTTTTAATAATTTCAAAATAATTTTTCCAGCTGTTATGTTATGGTTTTTTTCAAAATTAATTATTTTAATAACATTTTCAAATTTAAAAATAATACCTGAACTAATATTGCTATTTTTATTAAATACAATTTTAAACTTAATTTCTTCAATATTAGTTATATATTTATTTCGTTTATATATGCTACTTTCTTTGCCACAATATTTTAAATAA
- the lipA gene encoding lipoyl synthase, which produces MYTKESKFFNKMCKSKIYKKKALTQDFSNCNSAILKKPQWIKIKFPSDTKKIYDTKHFLNKNKLHTVCEQALCPNISECYNSGTATFMILGTICTRRCSFCAIGYGKPSNINLKEPQQLAQAVIDFNINHIVITSVARDDLKDKGAQHFLDCIKAIRKRKDVVIEILVPDFRGALEKAVEIISLSPPDIFNHNLENVPRLYKLIRPGAIYENSLKLLRIFKKNNPSIPTKSGLMLGLGETEKEIIQVMKDLVNNGVKILTLGQYLQPSIFHFPVQRYVNPLEFTHLEQEALSIGFDKAFCGPFVRSSYHAELQHKNFKTVKNSF; this is translated from the coding sequence ATGTATACAAAAGAATCTAAATTCTTCAATAAGATGTGTAAAAGTAAAATATATAAAAAAAAAGCGTTAACGCAAGATTTTTCTAATTGCAATAGTGCTATTTTAAAAAAACCACAATGGATTAAAATTAAATTTCCATCTGATACAAAAAAAATTTATGACACTAAACATTTTCTGAATAAAAATAAATTACATACTGTATGTGAACAGGCATTATGCCCTAATATATCTGAATGTTATAACAGTGGGACTGCTACATTTATGATTCTTGGTACTATTTGTACGAGAAGATGTTCGTTTTGTGCAATAGGTTATGGTAAACCTTCAAATATTAATCTAAAAGAACCCCAACAATTAGCTCAAGCTGTAATAGATTTTAATATAAATCATATTGTTATTACATCAGTAGCAAGAGACGATTTGAAAGATAAAGGTGCACAACATTTTTTGGATTGTATTAAGGCTATTCGAAAAAGAAAAGATGTCGTAATTGAAATTTTAGTTCCAGATTTTAGAGGTGCATTGGAAAAAGCTGTTGAAATTATTAGTTTATCTCCGCCAGATATATTCAATCATAATTTAGAAAATGTTCCAAGATTATATAAATTGATAAGACCTGGAGCAATTTATGAGAATTCTTTAAAATTATTAAGAATCTTTAAAAAAAATAATCCGAGTATTCCAACAAAATCAGGATTAATGTTAGGGTTAGGAGAAACAGAAAAAGAAATAATACAAGTTATGAAAGATTTAGTTAACAATGGAGTAAAAATATTAACTTTAGGTCAATATCTTCAGCCTAGTATTTTTCATTTTCCAGTACAGAGATATGTTAATCCATTAGAATTTACTCATTTAGAACAAGAAGCATTATCTATTGGTTTTGACAAAGCTTTTTGTGGACCATTTGTTCGCTCATCATATCATGCAGAATTGCAGCATAAAAATTTCAAAACTGTCAAAAATAGTTTTTGA
- the trpA gene encoding tryptophan synthase subunit alpha: MDRYKSLFKQLIPFKKGCFIPFVVLGDPSENMSLKIIDILIEHGADGLELGIPFSDPLADGKIVQKANLRAFHSGITVHKCFEILKIIRKKNEIIPIGLLLYANLIFKFGINKFYLECFKIGIDSVLIADLPIEESLDFRKCAYNNNISTVFICPPDAKKNIIEKISYYSSGYIYLLSRPGVTGINKRISLPSKKLINQFKKLTITPLIQGFGISNPIQIQRIVQSGISGVICGSVIIKLIENYFNNEKKLLKEIKKLSQSFKKATIITQ; this comes from the coding sequence ATAGATCGTTATAAAAGTTTATTTAAACAGTTAATCCCCTTTAAAAAAGGGTGTTTCATTCCGTTTGTAGTATTAGGTGATCCATCCGAAAACATGTCGCTAAAAATTATTGATATTTTAATAGAACATGGAGCTGATGGACTAGAATTAGGAATTCCTTTTTCCGATCCTTTAGCAGATGGGAAAATTGTACAAAAGGCTAATTTGAGAGCTTTCCACTCTGGAATTACAGTTCATAAATGTTTTGAAATATTAAAAATAATTCGAAAAAAAAACGAAATTATTCCTATCGGATTATTATTATATGCAAATTTAATATTTAAATTTGGTATTAATAAATTCTATTTAGAATGTTTTAAAATTGGTATAGATTCAGTATTAATAGCAGATCTTCCTATTGAAGAATCATTAGATTTTAGAAAATGTGCTTATAATAATAATATATCAACAGTATTTATATGTCCTCCTGATGCTAAAAAAAATATAATTGAAAAAATTTCTTATTATAGTTCAGGATATATTTATTTATTATCTAGGCCAGGAGTAACTGGAATAAATAAAAGAATCTCATTACCTTCTAAAAAATTAATAAATCAATTTAAGAAATTAACTATTACACCTTTAATACAAGGATTTGGAATTTCTAATCCAATACAAATACAAAGAATCGTACAATCTGGAATATCTGGAGTAATATGTGGATCTGTTATTATTAAATTAATTGAAAATTATTTCAATAATGAAAAAAAACTTTTAAAAGAAATAAAAAAATTATCTCAATCTTTTAAAAAAGCTACAATAATAACTCAATAG
- the ribA gene encoding GTP cyclohydrolase II, translated as MQLKRIAESKLPTIFGEFIMIVFEEKNGGKNHIALVYGDIKNRHPVLSRIHSECLSGDALFSLRCDCGFQLQSALMKITKAGSGILIYHRQEGRNIGLSNKIKAYALQDIGLDTVEANHYLGFSEDERDFTFCADIFKLLDIKKIRLLTNNPLKVKILNENGIKIIERISLITGKNINNFKYLNTKAKKMGHIFPIES; from the coding sequence ATGCAGCTTAAAAGGATAGCGGAATCTAAGTTACCTACCATTTTTGGTGAATTTATTATGATTGTTTTTGAAGAAAAAAATGGAGGTAAAAATCATATAGCTTTAGTTTATGGAGACATAAAAAATCGTCATCCAGTCTTATCAAGAATTCATTCTGAATGTCTTTCTGGTGACGCATTGTTTAGTTTGCGATGTGATTGTGGTTTTCAGTTACAATCAGCATTAATGAAAATTACAAAAGCTGGAAGTGGCATTCTTATATACCATCGTCAGGAAGGTAGAAACATTGGTTTGTCAAATAAAATTAAAGCCTATGCATTACAAGATATTGGTTTAGATACCGTAGAAGCTAATCATTATTTAGGATTTTCTGAGGATGAACGAGATTTTACCTTTTGTGCTGATATATTTAAATTATTAGATATAAAAAAAATACGATTGCTAACCAATAATCCTTTAAAAGTAAAAATATTAAATGAAAATGGAATTAAAATTATAGAAAGAATTTCATTAATTACAGGAAAAAACATTAATAATTTCAAGTATTTAAATACTAAAGCAAAAAAAATGGGTCATATTTTTCCTATTGAAAGTTAA
- the ispZ gene encoding septation protein IspZ — protein sequence MKHILNLIPVFIFFIMYKVFNIFSASIGLMISTVLICILIKIIFKKLDKMDCINCISVLFFGFLTLLFHNSMYIKWKITIIYLCLFFACLISYLFSKKPFIQKILEKKIILKDCIWKKLNIIWAIFFLICAGMNWFCMFFLSENMWILFKVFGLTFLTLCFVFVNGIYIHYIISKNK from the coding sequence ATGAAACATATTCTCAATTTAATTCCAGTTTTCATTTTTTTTATCATGTATAAAGTTTTTAATATTTTTAGTGCATCAATTGGATTAATGATTTCGACAGTTCTAATATGTATACTTATTAAAATTATTTTTAAAAAACTTGATAAAATGGATTGCATTAATTGTATTTCTGTTCTATTTTTCGGATTTTTAACACTATTATTTCATAATAGTATGTATATTAAATGGAAAATAACAATAATATATTTATGTCTATTTTTTGCATGTTTAATTAGTTATCTATTTTCTAAAAAACCATTTATCCAAAAAATATTAGAAAAGAAAATAATTTTAAAAGATTGTATTTGGAAAAAACTTAATATTATTTGGGCTATCTTTTTCTTAATATGTGCTGGTATGAATTGGTTTTGTATGTTTTTCTTGTCGGAAAATATGTGGATACTTTTTAAAGTTTTTGGATTAACTTTTCTAACATTATGTTTTGTATTCGTTAATGGGATTTACATACATTATATAATTTCTAAAAATAAATAA